From Pseudomonadota bacterium, the proteins below share one genomic window:
- a CDS encoding DUF362 domain-containing protein: MDRREFLRQISLWSAGITLGVPGFRITGEAVAAERPEAVVSQATGKDYVALVTKVLDPLGGMGKFVRPGDKVVIKPNIGWDRNPEQAANTHPLIVKTLVEQALAAGAGEIKVFDRTCNEERRCYVNSGIKDALDRIKDKKVTYFHPDPRKFIPVDIKRGKAVSRLEIYKDALEADTYINVPIAKHHGLSRLTMGIKNSMGVLGGRRGNMHHDLGQKLADLATVIRPKLTVIDATRILLRNGPQGGDLDDVKVLDTLIASADPVAADAYTTTLFDLIPEDIESTVAAYKMGLGEMNLDAIRIISA; the protein is encoded by the coding sequence ATGGACCGAAGAGAGTTCCTCAGGCAGATTTCATTGTGGTCGGCGGGCATCACCCTTGGTGTTCCGGGGTTCCGGATCACCGGCGAGGCGGTTGCCGCCGAGCGCCCGGAGGCGGTTGTCTCCCAAGCCACCGGCAAGGATTATGTCGCGCTGGTTACGAAAGTTCTCGATCCTCTGGGGGGGATGGGGAAATTTGTGAGACCGGGCGACAAGGTGGTGATCAAGCCAAATATCGGCTGGGACAGAAACCCTGAGCAGGCCGCCAACACCCATCCCCTGATCGTGAAAACCCTGGTTGAACAAGCCCTTGCTGCAGGTGCGGGCGAGATCAAGGTGTTTGACCGGACCTGCAACGAGGAGCGGCGCTGTTATGTCAACAGCGGGATCAAGGACGCTCTTGACCGGATCAAGGATAAAAAAGTCACCTATTTTCATCCCGATCCGCGAAAGTTCATTCCGGTGGATATCAAACGGGGCAAGGCCGTCAGCCGTCTCGAAATCTACAAAGACGCCCTGGAGGCCGACACCTATATCAATGTGCCAATCGCCAAACACCATGGTTTGAGCCGGCTCACCATGGGGATCAAGAACAGTATGGGGGTGCTCGGCGGGCGCAGGGGTAATATGCATCACGATCTCGGCCAGAAGCTTGCCGATCTCGCCACGGTGATCCGCCCGAAACTGACGGTCATCGACGCCACCAGAATTCTCCTTCGCAACGGGCCGCAGGGTGGCGATCTTGACGATGTCAAAGTCCTTGACACCCTCATCGCCTCGGCGGACCCGGTGGCGGCGGATGCCTATACCACCACCCTGTTTGATTTAATACCGGAAGACATTGAGTCGACGGTCGCCGCCTATAAGATGGGTCTTGGCGAGATGAACCTTGACGCGATCAGGATCATCAGCGCGTGA
- a CDS encoding 4Fe-4S binding protein: MTGGKKIPHFYWRRLCQIFCFVLFSFLFIKTDYSGADEIAYAVNLLFRIDPLLAATASLAARTFITLMLPALFTLLFTFVLGRFFCGWVCPLGALLDGGHRLVPPVGGKDGVYRNTKYYLLAFLLVAAWFGLPAAGYLDPFSILVRGLTLAVYPAFNALNTTFFTFTYQHGPDWLNSMTEPVYAFLKYTILPFDQKYYDLALLSLFILISVILLERVERRFFCRNLCPLGAMLAVTARFSLLRGIGGSKCGKCRNCREVCRMGAIDEERKISRSDCNLCLDCVAVCPGRKISFAFAGRSEARTPFNLSRRALVSAIGAGVILPFFLKGRSMAVNPDPFLIRPPGALPEDEFLGRCVRCGECMKVCIGNGLQPTFFEAGIEGLFSPKLRGRTGYCEFNCTLCGQVCPTGAIRKLALQEKQRTRIGHAWFDKNRCLPYASGIPCIVCEEHCPTPEKAIKFREAVVLDDNGTEVVLKQPYLVDSLCIGCGICETKCPLPGASAVRVTSAGESRDPDSIIPTTGGTGYLGG; encoded by the coding sequence ATGACTGGCGGCAAGAAGATACCGCATTTCTATTGGCGGCGGCTCTGTCAGATTTTCTGCTTTGTTCTGTTCTCTTTTCTGTTCATCAAAACCGATTATTCGGGCGCAGACGAGATCGCCTATGCGGTGAATCTCCTGTTCCGGATCGATCCGCTCCTTGCCGCAACGGCCTCTCTTGCCGCCCGGACCTTTATCACCCTGATGCTGCCGGCCCTCTTCACCCTGCTCTTCACTTTTGTTCTGGGCCGGTTTTTCTGCGGCTGGGTCTGTCCGCTGGGGGCGCTGCTCGATGGAGGCCACCGGCTGGTTCCACCTGTTGGCGGAAAAGATGGAGTGTACCGGAACACCAAGTATTACCTGCTGGCTTTTCTTCTTGTTGCGGCCTGGTTCGGGTTGCCTGCCGCAGGGTACCTTGATCCTTTTTCAATTCTGGTCAGAGGGCTGACCCTGGCGGTGTATCCGGCTTTCAATGCCCTGAACACCACCTTCTTCACTTTTACCTACCAGCACGGCCCGGACTGGCTCAACAGCATGACCGAACCGGTGTATGCGTTTCTCAAATACACGATCCTTCCCTTTGATCAGAAATATTATGACCTTGCCCTGCTGTCCCTCTTCATTCTGATTTCGGTGATTCTTCTTGAAAGGGTGGAGAGGCGGTTTTTCTGCCGGAATCTCTGCCCGCTCGGCGCCATGCTGGCGGTAACCGCCAGGTTTTCCCTGCTGCGGGGAATCGGCGGGAGCAAGTGCGGAAAATGCCGGAACTGCCGGGAAGTCTGCCGGATGGGGGCCATTGACGAGGAGCGGAAGATCTCAAGATCCGATTGCAATCTCTGCCTTGACTGTGTTGCCGTCTGTCCCGGGAGAAAGATCTCCTTCGCCTTTGCCGGACGATCCGAAGCCAGAACACCCTTCAATCTTTCCCGGCGGGCTCTGGTCAGCGCCATTGGCGCAGGGGTGATTCTGCCTTTTTTCCTGAAGGGCAGAAGTATGGCCGTAAATCCGGACCCTTTTCTGATCAGGCCTCCGGGGGCGCTGCCCGAAGATGAATTTCTCGGGCGCTGCGTCCGCTGCGGCGAGTGCATGAAGGTCTGTATCGGCAACGGCCTGCAGCCGACATTTTTTGAGGCGGGCATTGAAGGGTTGTTCTCGCCCAAATTACGGGGCCGCACCGGCTACTGTGAGTTTAACTGCACCCTCTGCGGCCAGGTCTGTCCTACCGGGGCGATCCGGAAATTGGCTCTGCAAGAGAAGCAGCGGACCAGGATCGGTCACGCCTGGTTCGACAAGAACCGGTGTCTGCCCTATGCGAGCGGTATCCCTTGCATTGTCTGTGAGGAACATTGCCCAACCCCGGAAAAGGCGATAAAATTCCGTGAGGCGGTAGTTCTTGATGACAACGGAACGGAGGTGGTTCTCAAACAGCCGTATCTGGTCGATTCGCTCTGTATCGGGTGCGGCATCTGCGAAACAAAATGCCCCTTGCCCGGTGCTTCCGCGGTGCGGGTGACCAGCGCCGGAGAGAGTCGGGACCCGGACAGTATCATCCCCACAACCGGTGGAACAGGATATTTGGGAGGTTAA
- a CDS encoding AF1514 family protein — MNGKSCNIDLPDLSEVEIISLPDAEEIEDYSDALVVANFYAARRFDEFMLISWYDRDRDFESPPHTTEKPGDGEKDGYIHYALSHGAKLMVDIESGRFVFFYTPVEW; from the coding sequence ATGAACGGAAAAAGCTGCAACATCGATCTGCCGGATCTGTCGGAAGTGGAGATTATTTCTCTGCCCGATGCGGAAGAAATCGAGGATTATTCCGACGCGCTGGTGGTCGCCAACTTTTACGCGGCCAGGAGGTTTGACGAATTCATGCTGATCTCCTGGTATGACCGGGACCGCGATTTCGAATCCCCCCCGCATACCACCGAAAAGCCGGGGGACGGGGAAAAGGACGGCTATATCCATTATGCCTTGAGTCACGGGGCAAAATTGATGGTCGATATCGAGAGCGGCAGGTTTGTCTTCTTTTATACCCCGGTGGAGTGGTGA
- a CDS encoding amidohydrolase family protein, whose translation MKIIDFHAHAFPDKVAETAVPALAARGKVTPCLDGRIDSLLRSMDTSGVDKSVLCSIATRPGQFDSILAWSKEIRSEKLIPFPSFHPENPKALENIRIIRDEGFKGVKLHPYYQDFKIDEERMFPFYEEITASGLILVMHTGYDIGFPREDIAGPSRIRRVIERFPDLKMIATHMGAWEMWDEVGKLLLGKNIYIDISFSLQYLEHEAARKMIQAHPADRVLFGTDSPWACQDEVAEMLRELNLGRELEEKIFCGNALKLLG comes from the coding sequence ATGAAGATCATAGATTTCCATGCCCACGCCTTCCCCGACAAGGTCGCTGAAACGGCAGTTCCTGCCTTGGCGGCGCGGGGCAAGGTCACCCCCTGCCTGGACGGCAGAATCGACTCTCTGCTGAGGTCAATGGACACCTCCGGGGTGGATAAATCGGTTCTCTGTTCCATAGCCACCCGGCCCGGTCAGTTCGACTCAATCCTCGCCTGGTCAAAAGAGATCCGCTCCGAAAAACTGATTCCTTTTCCTTCCTTTCATCCCGAAAATCCCAAAGCCCTGGAAAACATCCGGATCATCAGGGATGAAGGGTTTAAAGGGGTGAAACTCCACCCCTATTACCAAGATTTCAAGATCGATGAAGAGCGAATGTTCCCCTTTTACGAAGAGATCACCGCATCAGGCCTGATTCTCGTGATGCACACCGGCTATGATATCGGTTTTCCCCGGGAGGACATCGCCGGGCCCTCCCGGATCAGGCGGGTGATCGAAAGATTTCCCGACCTGAAAATGATCGCCACCCATATGGGGGCCTGGGAGATGTGGGATGAAGTCGGGAAATTGCTGCTCGGGAAGAATATCTATATCGACATCTCTTTTTCCCTGCAGTATCTGGAGCACGAGGCCGCCCGGAAGATGATCCAGGCTCATCCGGCCGACCGGGTTCTGTTCGGCACCGATTCTCCGTGGGCCTGTCAGGATGAGGTTGCGGAAATGCTCCGGGAGCTGAATCTGGGCCGGGAACTGGAAGAAAAAATATTCTGCGGCAATGCATTAAAACTGCTTGGTTGA
- a CDS encoding TrpB-like pyridoxal phosphate-dependent enzyme produces the protein MSKQIFLPYEDRVTQWYNVLPDIPNGLQPPLDPENNQPVAPEKLGAIFPGGLLEQEMSPERWIDIPQEVQDILAIWRPSPLIRATFLEQALGTKAKIYYKYEGVSPSGSHKTNSSVPQAYYNKQAGIKNLATETGAGQWGSALSFATQKFGLKCMVYMVRVSFDQKPYRKAMMHTYGAEVVASPSTLTPTGQMILARDPDSPGSLGIAISEALEHAVSHESTNYALGSVLNHVCLHQTIIGLEAKKQMAMAGDYPDVVIGCCGGGSNFAGIANPWLPDKLEGKKIRLMGVEPASCPSMTKGVYAYDFGDLSKRTPMLQMYTLGHDFIPPGIHAGGLRYHGMSPIISALYREKLIEVQALHQLECFEAGVLFAKTEGIIPAPEACHAVRAAIMEATKDLNEPKTILFNLSGHGLLDLASYEQYHAGELHNYEYPAEAIAEATRHLPKV, from the coding sequence ATGAGTAAACAGATCTTTCTGCCTTATGAGGATAGGGTGACCCAGTGGTACAACGTTCTGCCGGATATTCCAAACGGCCTGCAGCCGCCCCTTGACCCGGAGAACAATCAGCCGGTAGCCCCCGAGAAACTGGGCGCTATTTTCCCTGGCGGCCTGCTTGAGCAGGAGATGAGTCCGGAGCGCTGGATCGATATCCCGCAGGAAGTGCAGGATATCCTGGCCATCTGGCGCCCCTCGCCGCTGATTCGCGCGACCTTTCTCGAACAGGCGCTCGGCACCAAGGCAAAAATCTACTATAAATACGAAGGAGTTTCCCCTTCCGGCAGTCACAAGACCAACAGCAGCGTGCCCCAGGCATATTACAACAAGCAGGCCGGGATCAAAAACCTGGCCACCGAAACCGGCGCCGGCCAGTGGGGCAGCGCCCTCTCCTTCGCCACCCAGAAGTTCGGCCTGAAGTGCATGGTGTATATGGTCCGGGTTTCATTTGACCAGAAACCTTACCGCAAGGCGATGATGCATACCTATGGGGCCGAAGTTGTCGCGAGCCCCAGCACTCTCACCCCGACCGGCCAGATGATCCTCGCCAGGGATCCCGACTCTCCGGGTTCATTGGGGATTGCGATCAGCGAGGCGCTGGAGCATGCGGTGTCCCACGAATCAACCAATTACGCGCTCGGTTCGGTTCTGAACCATGTCTGCCTGCATCAGACCATTATCGGTCTGGAGGCCAAGAAGCAGATGGCGATGGCCGGGGATTACCCCGACGTGGTGATCGGCTGCTGCGGCGGCGGCTCCAACTTTGCCGGGATCGCCAACCCCTGGCTGCCGGACAAGCTGGAAGGCAAGAAGATCCGGCTGATGGGGGTTGAGCCGGCATCGTGCCCGTCGATGACCAAAGGGGTGTATGCCTACGATTTCGGTGATCTTTCCAAACGGACCCCGATGCTGCAGATGTACACCCTGGGCCACGATTTCATCCCGCCGGGAATTCACGCCGGCGGCCTGCGCTATCACGGGATGTCACCGATCATCAGTGCGCTGTACCGCGAGAAGCTGATCGAGGTCCAGGCGTTGCACCAGCTGGAATGCTTCGAGGCGGGGGTGCTCTTCGCCAAGACCGAGGGCATCATTCCGGCCCCGGAAGCATGCCACGCGGTCCGGGCGGCGATCATGGAAGCAACGAAAGATCTGAACGAGCCGAAGACCATTCTTTTCAATCTTTCCGGGCATGGTCTGCTCGATCTTGCCAGTTACGAACAGTATCATGCAGGCGAACTGCACAACTACGAATATCCCGCCGAGGCGATTGCCGAGGCGACCAGGCATCTGCCGAAAGTCTGA